In Tachysurus vachellii isolate PV-2020 chromosome 1, HZAU_Pvac_v1, whole genome shotgun sequence, a genomic segment contains:
- the oc90 gene encoding LOW QUALITY PROTEIN: otoconin-90 (The sequence of the model RefSeq protein was modified relative to this genomic sequence to represent the inferred CDS: substituted 1 base at 1 genomic stop codon), translating into MCXYVILLILLFTVKSTYVFCPDTNDLNTDYLLLDCLGEQFNWLYSVFNNLPSLVEFAVWMRCETGVCPTDLQGRRHYCSYINIQNTTHTPAASDTLDWCCFDHQRCYREIEELQCRKTPPAHTNYTCSHLSNNSCDSLDLCEQGFCLCDQEAIACIGNNSHLVLSTQHQSPELTDLLYNNTIISEMVNRTEWVGASPQISDVDIMLDELDIILNGTMGNFTEEFFLKNNTLKNQSHGAGYSRIPISELKKDGGKVEALLKDKMFLQTTAVTFDTTLPQPLGYNDDNTTAKLDPNSSVAKNKEMESKEDSIEMREMDEGGDSAKSVERSHTEEKEQEEAKMSQGIDIFLVSTPSESETNQILFHTVNVTLPAEQNTEVTPTPTQLSPEDYRHESREEISSKDEQITERLQTTTLTKITEDQAKLLEIHAPANTHTLISTHRLSEDEEVTDTESQDEEHSATTTHGYEEEEEEEEEEEEKEEEEEVREKKYELLQRRKRMMPLISWPLLEAAGLSEILLDSQSDECSMTFMQYSSTGEVIKEFAALGEMLYCLTGHCPQEYEHYGCYCGQHGSGIPQDNLDRCCFLHQCCLEQLTLLGCRRDRKLNIHTTCHNSKPQCLGVSVCDRLQCACDHTAAECMAASHFNHLVTSQCSGPRPSCMRRPRPDPQPTNADSSQESSETKLDLQTHTGPQQRPQTLGKPGHTKKPEGAKEQEGKYAGKPEKENNKEEKEEEDEES; encoded by the exons ATGTGCTAATATGTTATATTATTGATCCTGTTGTTTACAGTGAAAAGCACATATGTGTTCTGCCCAGATACAAATGACCTCAACACAGATTATCTCCTTTTAG atTGTCTAGGAGAGCAGTTCAACTGGCTTTATTCAGTGTTTAATAATTTGCCATCTTTGGTGGAGTTTGCTGTGTGGATGCGCTGTGAAACTGGTGTCTGTCCAACTGATCTTCAAGGCAGGAGACATTACTGCAGCTACATAAACAtccagaacacaacacacactccagctGCCAGCGATACACTCGACTG GTGCTGCTTTGACCATCAACGATGCTATCGAGAAATAGAAGAATTACAATGCAGAAAGACTCCACCAGCACACACCAATTACACCTGCTCCCATCTTAGCAACAACAGctgtg ATTCACTTGATTTGTGTGAACAAGGATTCTGTCTTTGTGACCAAGAAGCTATAGCTTGTATTGGAAACAATTCCCACTTAGTCCTTTCAACTCAGCACCAGAGCCCAGAACTCACAG ATCTTCTTTATAACAACACCATCATCAGTGAGATGGTCAACAGAACAg AATGGGTGGGAGCATCGCCACAGATATCAGATGTGGATATAATGCTTGATG AACTGGATATTATATTGAATGGAACTATGGGTAACTTCACTGAGGaatttttcctgaaaaacaacACTCTGAAGAACCAGAGCCACGGTGCAGGGTATTCTAGGATACCAATATCAG AGCTGAAAAAAGATGGAGGTAAAGTTGAAGCACTCCTAAAGGACAAGATGTTCCTCCAAACTACGGCAGTGACCTTTGATACTACATTGCCACAGCCGTTGGGCTACAATGATGACAACACCACAGCAAAACTGGACCCGAACTCTTCAGTGGCAAAGAACAAAGAGATGGAGAGCAAAGAAGATTCAATAGAGATGAGGGAGATGGATGAAGGTGGGGATAGTGCGAAGAGTGTGGAGAGATCGCATACTGAGGAGAAAGAACAGGAAGAAGCTAAAATGTCTCAAGGCATTGATATCTTTCTGGTATCCACTCCATCTGAGTCAGAAACCAATCAAATCCTGTTTCACACAGTAAACGTGACCCTGCCAGCCGAACAAAACACTGAGGTCACGCCCACTCCTACTCAGCTGTCTCCTGAGGATTATAGACATGAAAGCAGGGAAGAGATAAGCAGCAAGGATGAACAGATAACAGAAAGGTTGCAGACCACCACCCTAACCAAGATCACTGAAGATCAGGCCAAATTGCTTGAGATACACGCaccagctaacacacacactctcatctcCACACATCGTCTCTCAGAAGATGAGGAGGTGACGGACACAGAGAGTCAGGATGAAGAACACAGTG CTACCACTACACATGgctatgaagaagaagaagaagaagaagaagaagaagaagaaaaagaagaagaagaagaagtgagagagaagaaatatgAA CTTCTTCAGAGAAGAAAGCGAATGATGCCACTCATCTCCTGGCCCCTGCTGGAGGCAGCGGGACTGTCCGAGATTCTGCTAGACTCTCAATCAGATG AGTGCAGCATGACATTTATGCAGTACAGCTCCACCGGAGAGGTAATTAAGGAGTTTGCAGCTTTGGGGGAAATGCTGTACTGCCTAACCGGCCACTGTCCTCAAGAGTACGAGCACTACGGCTGCTATTGTGGACAGCACGGTAGCGGAATCCCCCAAGACAACTTGGATCg GTGCTGTTTCCTGCATCAGTGCTGTTTGGAGCAGCTCACACTGTTGGGCTGCAGGAGAgacaggaaactcaatattcaCACCACCTGCCACAACAGCAAGCCTCAAT GCCTTGGAGTAAGTGTGTGCGATCGGCTGCAGTGCGCATGTGATCACACTGCAGCCGAGTGCATGGCAGCATCTCATTTTAACCACTTGGTAACCTCGCAATGTTCTGGTCCTCGACCTTCCTGCATGCGCAGACCACGCCCAGATCCACAACCCACAAATGCTGACTCCAGCCAGGAGAGTTCAGAAACTAAATTAGAtctacaaacacatacaggtCCACAGCAACGTCCACAAACACTTGGTAAACCTGGACACACCAAGAAGCCAGAGGGGGCCAAGGAGCAAGAGGGGAAGTATGCAGGAAAACCAGAAAAGGAGaataacaaagaagaaaaagaagaagaagatgaagaaagcTAG